The following are encoded in a window of Bacteroidota bacterium genomic DNA:
- a CDS encoding 50S ribosomal protein L11 methyltransferase — protein MIRIKYRSVCWIVPTWHQSPDPQAIDLILDLPFCFWHRQYPTTQLCLGWLDQNLQRGNRVIDYGAFPGILAIAKP, from the coding sequence TTGATCCGGATCAAATATCGCTCCGTTTGCTGGATCGTTCCAACCTGGCATCAATCGCCTGATCCGCAAGCGATCGATCTGATACTCGATCTCCCTTTCTGTTTTTGGCACCGGCAGTATCCTACGACGCAATTGTGTCTGGGCTGGCTGGACCAGAATCTGCAGCGGGGAAACAGGGTGATTGATTATGGTGCGTTTCCGGGAATATTGGCCATTGCAAAGCCATAA
- the tnpB gene encoding IS66 family insertion sequence element accessory protein TnpB, with product MRIRGDLVDGCAGGYAPGIDGLSVLVEEALQRSPCSGSAFVFCNRAGNRIKVLLWDGTGVVVPAPLASGTVRLGAFGYGRMELTSSQWEWLIAGVDWRRLRLQSCARRYS from the coding sequence TTGCGAATCCGGGGAGATTTGGTTGATGGTTGCGCCGGTGGATATGCGCCGGGGATCGACGGTTTGTCGGTGTTGGTGGAGGAGGCGTTACAGCGCTCACCGTGTTCGGGTTCGGCGTTTGTGTTTTGCAATCGCGCGGGCAATCGCATCAAGGTGCTGCTGTGGGACGGCACCGGCGTGGTTGTGCCAGCGCCGCTTGCATCAGGGACGGTTCGTTTGGGGGCGTTCGGATACGGGCGGATGGAACTGACTTCATCGCAATGGGAGTGGTTGATTGCCGGAGTGGATTGGCGTCGCTTGAGGTTGCAATCTTGCGCGCGAAGATATAGCTAA